Below is a genomic region from Argiope bruennichi chromosome 3, qqArgBrue1.1, whole genome shotgun sequence.
TATGTTGAGATTTTTGTTTGATAACaaggtttttcttaaaattgaatacatatctcggattatatattattaacacGAAGTCTTCgaaaaatttgacaatatttatgtatcaaaagtctcaaggaagaaaattaatttcaccaGTTATGATGTTCTTAAATGTTTAGGTAATAACATTCCTGCTTCTTACGATGATATTGGATTGAATGATATTAATGTCAACTTGGATATTCAGAAGAAGGAACGTTTTTGagaatcatttctaaaatttaattacatccacaaatttttcttcatttaaattcgataaaaatgttAACAAGATCTTATaacatattgatatatttaatatttctttacaggtttttttaaagagtttataacttttaaatcGTTTGGAATTTCTGTcgtttgcattttctttaaataagcaaACGGTTTTTAATGGGCCTTTATTATTATCATACCTTAAATTTTCACATAACTGACAAAGAAAAGcagcaaaatttatgaaaattagatttctatgaagcatcaaataaataacagaaacaattaaaataattaaaaaatgacaccagaagaaagtttttctaaattttaaatagcgGTATATTAAGACTGCTACATTTTGTAGCATCAAATTTTGCAACaaccaataaaacaaaatcatattttttggaacattaaaaaaaaaaatgtacaattttatctCGTTTTGGTCCGCATTTATCAAAAGTTTCACTGTTTATCGATCTAAATATTGGTTCGTATATAAATGCAGTAACTCCAAAACTTCAAAGCTAGATGAATTAGATTGGGTAGAGCATATTTTCAGCAAAGTTTCTATAACTAACATGTACATACTTATCAATGTCTGGACATAATCAAAAGGAATGTCAAAAGGAATGAGTTCCAAAAAGTATATTCCTTTCTTTTCCATGTATTTCGAAGCTAAACAGAAAATGTCATGTATTGagtaaatatatgagaaagtcgAAGATAAAATACTTCCCGTAACGGATATCGTAATTTTGGAAATTACTGTTTTTAACACTGGAAACTTAAAACTTGTacacaatggattttttttaatttcttcttttcaattatattaattatttttctacctGGGCCACGATGGCCTGGTTGGTTGGCGTTGGATTCGCTTCCATTGGGTTGAGAGTTCGAAcgccgccggccgaagactctccgtatgTGTGGTAGTTGGCtgacgtataaatctgtcgtggtcacaaagtcctccatgtcgagagtaataccactgggggtactggttcagaggtgatcgttttctgattcaggtctaaattacaatctgtgaatgtaatgcataaatgaagtctgccccgtaaaaagggttgtgacatgttagtagctaagtcgtacttttggtcctagttggcgttactcaaaaaacaagagacgctcattcggcttaaatcgctgacagataactgtcagcgggcttgtaaagtaccataagtcacaacacacaaCTTTTTTTGTCTGATTTGTGCTGTacttgtcaaatatttttattttcaattatggcCACATGTACACAAATAtcggtatttattatttttagctaatataccaataattttatctaattttttgatgaattcgaatgaagaaaaatgttaagaACATTCTCATGcagtaaaatgttaatatatttctttgatatttagtGGCAGCTCTCCTGTTTTAGACACCATAAATAGGTTGAGTTTTTATTCAGATTCATAGAATGGTGTGGCGAGTTGAGTATGTTTTTTGAATCCAGCGGGTGTGgcctccccaaaattttctcgtatactcttcaaaaaatgttttactccccccccccccccacgtCCTCATAAAACTGTAGACTTTGAATAGGGTCGAGAATACTTGCAtagcattggtgaacgatagtattgaaatataaaattttagcgCAAGTCTAGgatatttactgaatctattgcgagagtatgtattttggacacctttaTGACGGCCGATAGAAACCAAAAGGAGAAACAAATCTacatttgtaatcacaagattacacaccaaatttaattcatttaagtcattatgaTAAggaattattgagtttacatgtaTGAGAAAGGACATATAGACAGACGGCCAACAGTTTaacgaatttgattcaaaatttgatgcatatctatattttagatggtaaatctgtgtaccaaatttcatctcccTAGTTCTTATCATTTTTGTAggtatcgagttcacttgtactcgaacagccaaaTAGACAGACTTCTTTAGAATTCATTTCGTTCAATATTGTGATTTTGGTCATAATTCCATATAGCAAATCTCAGTCTTCCAGCTCAAAGTGtgtttgagttattatgttcacagacagaaagataactagaaatgatagaaaaaatgacagaaaaaaacattaaaaatatgtttttcgaccTTAGAGAGGTTTGAaacttgaagattcgtcaaaacatCGATTTTTCGATAATTACAACACCTTCTCTGTATTTCCAACACGAAACAGTAAAGATGCTTTTTTTCCAATGattgattttgttcaaattttatatcgATTAGTATATCGATTGTTATTTCATGTAAATGGATAAATAATAGCATAATAATGCTGAATCTTTGTCATAAGTTACACGGGAACCTTATTTTCGGCACCATTTGTCACAGAGTACTTACTACGGTGGGAAATTATTAAATAGtcagataatttttttcgagtcttgaaaatcaattataatcCTTAcataatgcataatataaaagttttaactaattatgcatattttaaaaataacttgttttcttttcaataaatagttattcatttatagaatacttacatttttaaaaaatttatttatgtagagAATATTTCTTGACTTCTCATTGTTACAATTTatggaaaagaaataaagcaCTCTCAGGGATATATTTTATGGAATGCAATGTACAGTGGCACAAACAATTGAGAGTataccttacttttacttgataaatccgactttcaatatgaATAACACATTACATTGAAgtggaaatatgtttttatttttacacataacaaatggtttaatttaatgtaaaaataaagaaaaatcaacgaaaaacctctaaactgaaaaatttcagaagtattttcaataaacatacgccgatttttgcctcaaaaaattgagaatacactagtgaaatttttgtaatatctcgcaaagaaaaaaaaaagtgtcaataattaattgcatgtcttttggtttTTATTATGGCCTTTAAACATCCTGATACCGATTCgccccatttttggtggtatctgaagatattttaccccattcttcttgcaaacttgttttaaatgggttttgtttctaattttgtgttttgaacCACTAATTCGAGTGtggtccacagatattcaatggcattgatgtcggagtactgtggtggtgtgtgtaaatGCTGTTTACGATGAATAAGACACCACATTTTTACGttatgtgcattctgtttggggtcgttgtccttctggaaaatggaatttccatctaaatccaaatgtttagcactttcctttagattgctgcgaaccATATAGTTCATCCAACTTGTtacagaaatttctcaaatcatagaTAGAAGTATAAGTGCTGAAACTTtgcgaaatgtaattagacaagctggatataaaagtcgcattgtaaGAGAGAAACCCTTCATCAGCTTGCAAactcagaaaaagcatttgaagtttgtcctgttggaaaatgaaatatccctctaaacccaaatttttagtacTTTCATTTAGATTGCAGGGAAATATATCCAAGTAAGCCATATGACTCATAATGCcatctttaaaaactaaatttcctatcccggatgaagccatacaaccccaaagcatgacggagtcaccaccatgtttaactgtagagtgtgaattttttggatccaaaatagtattaggctttctccatatgGTGCGACGGATGTCCCTgccaaaaatgctgaattttttttttcatcactaaatataactttcttccaaaagttattggtcttcaattgatgagtttttgtatattttaaacgctttttctgaatttgcaaccTGATGAACGATTTCTCTCtaacaattcaatttttatatctagcttgtctaattacatttcgcGCAATTTCAGCATTtgcacttctgcctatgatttgagaaattcTTGCAGTAAGTGGATGAACTATACTTTCTCagtaatctaaaggaaagtgctaaaaattgggtttagatgaaaattttattttccattttgggGTAGTTGCAGAACAATGGACAATTATCGACATTTACATTTGATTATTATCATTGCCAGTATGATGTTCAAATACTGAGGggcttttaattaatatgcaagtTTGATATAAATTGACTTTTAAGTCGTTGCTAACTGCTCTATAGAACTGCGTGCTTTTTTTATGaagcgaaagaaagaaaaaagaattaattactgataatttcaaattaattactgattaattaatttaattactgataATTTCAAAAGGTGAACGTTCAAAGGTAACATAATAGCTCAGAGTGACTTaaacaatactttctttaaaacCAACTTGAACACAAATTTTCTTATCAGAACTTTaccattgttttataaaaaagattaagttgggtttttaatattgaagaaaattccGATGGGCAGAGTAGCACACAATGAGATAAGCGTcaattttgaagtataaaaatatgatcCTCAGTCAAATATGACAGTCTGAAAGACATTGGGAGAAATCTTAAAGCgactttaaacaattttctttcatgTTCTCTCACATTGGTAACATTCATAGCGACATCTAGTGAGGTTCAGAGAATTTACTTCAGATCAGAGTTTTAGGTTATCttaaatttacattgaaaattcaattacaattgaATTATATTGATGTTTTTTAGTGCTTATCTATATAAGATGACTTTGCTACCTATGCTTCTTTTCGCACTGCTGAGACAGTGCCCTCCGCAGGAGTCCATAACACCATGCATGCATCTCTAGAAACAGTAAGTTGACTcattaatgacttaaaataaaatgttctgtttaatcatttttactgtttttttacttaattaatcatAATAGTACTGTAacaatgtgaaataattttgctGGAAATACAACAATATGCTAATATAAACGTTGATAATCCTTTTTTCGGaattatattgctttattattattcctaCTAATATTATAATCagtattactattattattataattactattaattatttctatcacGTTTGTGCTTCAGTATTTCATAATAATGTTGAAGTCGTTATGCGAATAATAtcatgaaaaatctttatttacaaaCGAATTCGAGCTACTATTTATCGAACTTCAAGATTCCTGGAAAGAAAACTGAGTTTGCATAAATTTTGAtgcatagaaatatatatatatatatatatatatatatatatatatatatatatatatatatatatatatatatatatatatatatatatatatatatatatatatatgtatatatatatatatatctatgtatatgtacatatatatatatatatatatatatatatgtatatatatatatatactatatatatatatatgcatatatatatatatatatgtacttatACAGCAGTAGataatatatagtttataaaaaaggatatattatacatttctgaaggatattaaataaatttttcagtaaagtaagttttgaaaaatttattttactaaaaagctaatttattttactaaaagctAAAGTTGTGTAGCTAATTTTTAAAGAtctaataaaacagaatttaaatacaaaataaatttattttaaaatatgtatgcaCTACTATAATCTTTcacaattattgttattatacttatctaaattttatatttacagtttttattactttactaCTTTCTACCTCCTGTattaatttttactcaatttaCAAATGAATAAGAACAAGAAATCCTAcgataaactgaatttaaaataaaaattttgatacaagtTTGGAAAAGGATTCTTAAAACAGAAGTCAAGAATAACATTTGACTCACCGACAAATAATTATAGTGTTTCTGTAAACGGATTTCagctttcagaaaaattttatttataaaaatcaatgacaataacattttttttttcttatgtaattaatattttttcttataaaccaAATCAATggtcgtttttttattttatcatttttttttactgcaataagtattcataatttttaaaggaaatctttGCTCGATATACAGTAATGTTATTCGATATACAAAAACtgctttttattgaaaagaaaaagttctgaaaaatgCTTCTTTTACATAGAAATTTCCGATCTATAAGAGTTTAATATATAAGggtataaatgtatttcttttaattgtatttctCAATTTTGTGAGGATTTAATTCGGATCaaggtttaataaatatttttaatactcttaTATTTGGTACGGCTCacagtgtttaaaaaattgaattgcacTTGAGCTATTTTACAGAAACATGTTTTGAAGCTTGAATGCTCTTTAACATTCTTTGTAAATCTGCTTTTCTTGACTGCTAGTTAAACAGGTCAGATAGATTAACGTCATATTTTGAAACTACATGAGAGATATTTTAGGACGGCccataacattttgaatttgatCAGATGATGAAAAGACAAATGAACAGAGATTCGCTCTTAGTTTTTTACGCAATGTCTACCTTCGATTGCTTTAATATGCAACAAACTCCTACATAGGGATAAATTCTGTGGAATTCGGGAAGTCCCGAAGCAGTCACCCTCATGCTCTGAAATAGAGATTCTGTCATCAGAAATATTACGTACATTTCATACTTATTAAAGAATTTCATGaggttaatataattttaaaagctattgacATACACCAAGCTTCAATTAAGATGACAGAATTAAGTTATGCCAACGTCTAATTTTGAAGCAAAGTGAGtagtattttgatattaacatATAAAGTTTGAACTGTGGTTAGATGACGATGACGACACTTGAGCCATCACCCACTAAACTAACAGAAGGACTTATGAAATGTTTACGTAATCTAATCGAGTCTAAAGCCAAACCGTGAACTTCCTATTTTAATGATgcatgaaagttattttaaaatagattttgtaGTTTTAAATAGCAGTTAAATGAGGAAAATTGCATCCAAGACAAAAATCCTCTCATCTTAACTTTCACATAGTACCATTAAGAGGATATTTCGCGCCGACAGATTAAACGGATATTAGGGTTCTTTGACTGAATCGATTACCGAACTTGCGATCCTGTTGTCTTGAGGCAACGTCTCTGctactgttcgtttcagaatCCTGAGACTACCACTTTCGACGAttttatctcattaaggggtgagacatGGAAGGATGAAcgcatttctggaatttttcgtcattctttgaccttgatttctgccctattagatactttttcgttgtTTTGTTTTTACGTATGTGTGAATATCATGTCGTTTTtgaccatattattttattttaattcaaaatttatttattttattaccgcGAGTAATTcaagtttactttatttttaaatgtaaacttctCCTTTCATATtacctctcacccctattttgaagaatttatccCATCCTAACGCATTCGCAAAAGCGTGAAGGTTTTAAAATCCGTTGGCAAATAATGCTTGAAATTCTGAAGGCATTTCATATTTATGGGTGAATTTTTTAACGCAAACTCAACATATACTTTGCCTTATTCAtactattaaaaatcaaaatttacataacaaatttcaatcCTAATGACTACAACAATTTCATGTCCTTAATAACTTTAGCATAATACTGTATCACTTTAGGTCTACAGATTTCCTGTAACCAGTTGCAAACTGAATCTCAACTTGAACATATCTTAAAGCAGCTGAAGGGGTACTCTGTATCCAAGCTCACGATAACAGGCCTGAACGCCTCCACTTGGAAGAAAGACATTTTCGATGGCCTGCACGTCGAAGTTCTGGACCTGGAAAAAATCGAAGTAAATGACGCTTCATTTCTCCCAGGCCGTCGCCATTTCCAAGGTCTTGAAAATTCCTTGCAGACTCTAGAAATCAAAAAGAGTTTCAGGAATGGTCACAGGTCTCTCATCAATCTTAAGTTGGATCATTTATCACGTTTAAGCGTAAGtaggaaatgcatttttatttatttgtgttaaagaaacagttttgaatgtaaaaattgtattttcaattcttggtaatattttcatcatttactgAGAAGTATATTATTAAACTCCAGATATCAAAGTTTTTAGAGTTCagtttcaaatattaaacaacAGTATTCTATCACGAATCATACAGTTCCATAGCTTTAACTGACTCGCATCTTAACTGACAGGAGATATACGATTTctcaatttaatttctataactaTCGACTTTGAATTTAGTGAATACCATAGATGAgtcagaataaataatatatttgtcttccaagtggaaaataattatgctttatatttgatattttatttaaaaattactcaatGGCTGAAAGCTTGTTTTTCCATTGCTActattgattttgatttgatatGTTTTGATTCTGAACTTTTTTACGTTTaggaatctaattttttttcggaatctaattttttctattaagtaCTACTTAAAacttcaaagttattttttataaaataatcaatagtcTTTATATAGCTTATGTAAAGACAAACATTTAAATCGCATGAAAATTTACTAAAcagactttaataaatttgatttccagTCGGCTAGATTGGCTTATTAATTTGTATACCTTGGAATTGAATTGAACGCAATAACTTCATTTTCacagaatacttttattttttgatattaactCACTAAACCAACTTCtcacaaataaaaaatgcaaatggaattaaaattatttgaattttagtacTAATATGAACACTATAtgagaatttattatatatacgagcatttattatatatacgagcatatattatataatacgaacattatataataattcatgaCATTCTTGGAAGAAAGCCAATGCTTTCCCGAACATCACGGctacagttttaaattaaaatatgtaccatcatttttaaaaccttaattCAGAGAATACTAATTCGAAACAGTAAGGTTTTGGTAAAATTAAggttaattaaagtattttatgagaaaaatcaagtatttatatcaaaatctaTACCTATTATTTTCACTTGGTAAGCACACGTTGcctagtttaaataatttatcttttatttgacTGCAATTTGAATTCGAATTTCATCATTCagatttaagataattttgataaaagcgAAGTGAATTATTGCCTAGCTATTTACAGATAAAAGCTTTTAACCAAAAAGCTTGTGGAACTGAAGTAATGATATATTAAGCAGTTTTCAAACccatattattttctcatattcattttaataaggcTATTTAAAGGAATTCTTACTTAGAGTTTTAGGATTTTAATGCATGTTTGTTTGctgtttattaacattaaattcgTAATCTTGGGAGAAAACTTTTACAATTTGTTAAATAGCCTCTTAATCAATGGCCTgttgataagaaatttttttgtgttaatttcATCATCTGGCATTTATCGCATCTGTTTGCACCTGATTGTCCAGTGTTTCATTCATATTCTCTCAAGGATCTCAAACTTGTAAAAATAagggaatatttataataaattgcagcgaaatttttctataagaatGATAGCAGCTCGAGCACAGTTGTGTGAGAAATAATTCCTGTATATGATTATAGGAGCAATCGAAATAGGAGACGCCCACGCACAATTCTTCTTTAAATGAGCATCCTTTCTGATAAGCGGATACTTCCTACATTGAAATTATTCGAATGATCAAAATAAACGAAccctttaaatgattttaaaagtaaaattcatgaaaacaaataataaggCAGTACTTAATCATCAGtggctttaaaatttgatattatatttccaGACTATCATTCTGGAAGACAATCATATTCCTGAAGTAGGCAATGATTGGTTCACCACCGGACCTGTAGGACTCACCACTCTGATCTTCGAAAGGAATGGAATCGAAGAGCTGGGAGACCGGGCTTTCGCTTCCTTATCTCAATTGAAATTACTGGCCATAGCTGGGAACCATTTGAGAGAGATTTCAAGATCCGTAATTCCTCGGCCAGCCACTCAGTTGCATACTTTAGATCTTGCGTATGTATTCCTATCATACAGTGTACAGAAAATATGGTTAATTTAATAGAACACTAGATTGTGTAACTTCTTGAATTTTAACTGCAAATTTTAGATCTTGCCAGGCATCCTTATTGTAGAGTACAGGGAAAAATTGTTAACATAACACTAGATTGTATAACTACACTtactttaattgcaaattttagatCTTGCTTATGTATTCCTATTCCAAAGTACATGGTGAAAATTGTTAATAGAGCCTTAGATTGTGTAACTAtacttattttaattgcaaatgttATATCTTGCTTATGTATTAATATTGAAGAGTACATGGAAAAAATGTTAATAGAAACTAGATTGTTTTAGACTTGAATTTCAACTGCAAACATTAGATCTTGCATATGTATAGTATATGGGAAAAATTGTTAACAGAACACTAGATTGTGTAACtatactaattttaaatgcaaactttAGATCTTGAGCATGTATCCCTTAAGTACAGTACATGGAAAAAAATTGGTAACAGAACACTAGATTGTGTAACTACTTGGATTTTAactatttaacagtaaaataatcGCTAAAAATGTATGCATTCAATACAAGAGGATaagatttttcacaaaaaagtatttcattgcatatagaataattacaaataagGATGTTAAATTATTATGAACTAAAGGAGCCAAAAATATACATGCtcttaattattataacataaagAATCGGCAGTTTTAAAACCTTTACTTGAGGTACATGGTGGTCCAAAAAagcttcccctatatatgaaaccctagcggcctattcgctcaaccaatcgaaccaaaatttcagacatggttgtttgaaggtatgcgctggagattgtgaggATTCTAAACAACGCATAACTCACGGTTACGGccacagtgagagaattttgaaattttcgaatggcaacacccactttttccttgcgcaaattgatccgcgaattttaaaaactataaatggcGCTGGAACGATtaacgtgtgacgaaaattgccgccgtaaagcatatgcaaagaagagcattataaaggaataatgac
It encodes:
- the LOC129962764 gene encoding leucine-rich repeat and fibronectin type-III domain-containing protein 4-like, with translation MTTLEPSPTKLTEGLMKCLRLQISCNQLQTESQLEHILKQLKGYSVSKLTITGLNASTWKKDIFDGLHVEVLDLEKIEVNDASFLPGRRHFQGLENSLQTLEIKKSFRNGHRSLINLKLDHLSRLSTIILEDNHIPEVGNDWFTTGPVGLTTLIFERNGIEELGDRAFASLSQLKLLAIAGNHLREISRSVIPRPATQLHTLDLAYNKLRTLPNDLFADMPSLRDVNLDYNLIHILQEDTFSAVLSRLTALSLEGNPLECDEKLQWVCSSRANVISGKCILSATSNGRSVRQFCGV